From the genome of Apodemus sylvaticus chromosome 3, mApoSyl1.1, whole genome shotgun sequence, one region includes:
- the Zmym1 gene encoding zinc finger MYM-type protein 1 isoform X1 → MACTPHVFKSWRRPEAGVESLETGVTGAGNRTQVLCKSNKVPLTIPGTATRLSCSNCKRVFREGQTAFQRKGSAELFCSILCIDGYPSPAVSPAPLKRMCLNCSRDILNLKDMKSIRLEDSSCNKIFCSQSCLTSYEEKRKPCVTVYTDSSLPKCSMCQKTSTKPPRILRSFPCKSLKLSDEMIVITNDLGNIEVFCSVCFSSYNSAVMESSSVNVSMMHSASKENLCPKKYPVISNIMSLVNSGGDLVMSTDLQGALSSVPTNVIVNNSASESSSGVGNTDQPGLLPPCSELCEDTAAPSEEVQNNSETNQDPRHSMKSMKENDRPYISKSTSTEQKIKKEWRPTEESWSPGLQHLHPSTVNDVAFCYSCYLFFQKKFSCRREAFATQGTADWEKMLENFRKHEESDVHLKSLQFWRHYQFLDAVPHDSSSVYSKQIEGNKKYLKLIIENILFLGKQCLLLKENDQSISSINKGNFLELLEIRARDKGEVFRLMSSHIDFYSSTHVQEEIIEMIKGEMLQDIVSEINASSAFSIICEEIAGSAAERQLSVCVRYPQKTPSAVFVKERFLGFVTAEEVTGVHVHRRIKAYLQQVGVDFNKICGQAYDSATNFRVKLNEVVTEFKKEEPRVLYVHCHAHFFELAVISFCKGVKELRSALNTLSSLFNTVRMSGEMLASLQTMCKLNLNKTCKKHKSQSCWPAHDHLLLAVTDCLPEIIEMLESVSRRSSGTAVAAELDDLLVMVTKFEFIFCLKFLYRVLSITGILSREFQSETVDIFSLFSKIEAILECLSSERNDIYFKTIWDGAEEICKKITSKGFDVEKPSFQKRKIQRTVDPGNSEHMFFPTSADEQYKINIYYLGLDTVLKNLKLYFSEFDYCKMKQISELLLKWNEPLNEATAKHIQEFYKLDADITPELRFYRQYASLNFVTESGSVSFSDLGCLFIQHGLHNSIPCITKLLHIALSWPITSANNEKSFSTLPHLKTYLLRTMGQEKLSSLALIAVEQDLVNKLMEPERLGGIVEKFISQMKDT, encoded by the exons ATGGCTTG CACACCACATGTATTCAAGAGCTGGAGGAGGCCAGAAGCTGGGGTTGAAtctcttgaaactggagttacaggtgctgggaacagaacccaggtcctctgtaagagcaacaaagTGCCCTTAACCA TTCCAGGCACAGCTACGCGGCTTTCCTGTTCCAATTGTAAAAGAGTCTTTCGGGAGGGACAGAcagcttttcagaggaaagggtCCGCTGAGCTTTTCTGCTCTATACTGTGCATCGATGGGTACCCTTCACCTGCCGTGTCCCCAGCTCCTCTCAAAAGGATGTGCTTAAATTGCTCAAG agacaTTTTAAATCTAAAGGATATGAAGAGTATCCGGTTGGAGGACAGCAGTTGTAACAAAATCTTTTGTAGCCAATCTTGTCTTACATcatatgaagaaaaaagaaagccatgtGTTACTGTATATACTGATAGCTCTTTGCCTAAGTGCAGCATGTGTCAGAAGACATCTACT AAACCACCCAGAATACTTAGATCTTTTCCTTGCAAATCACTGAAACTGTCAGATGAAATGATTGTGATTACTAATGACTTGGGGAACATAGAGGTTTTCtgctctgtttgtttttcttcatacaACAGTGCTGTGATGGAATCTTCTTCAG TTAATGTATCCATGATGCAcagtgcctcaaaagagaatctctGTCCAAAGAAATATCCAGTTATAAGCAATATAATGTCATTGGTAAACAGTGGTGGTGACCTGGTCATGAGCACTGATCTACAAG GTGCACTTTCTTCTGTACCTACAAATGTCATTGTGAAC AACTCAGCCAGTGAGTCCAGCAGTGGTGTTGGTAATACGGACCAGCCAGGCCTCCTCCCACCTTGCTCAGAGCTCTGTGAGGACACAGCTGCTCCCAGTGAGGAAGTACAGAACAACAGTGAGACAAACCAGGATCCTAGACACAGCATGAAATCCATGAAAGAAAATGATAGACCATATATCTCAAAGTCTACATCCAcagaacaaaaaattaaaaaagagtggCGGCCTACTGAAGAGTCTTGGAGCCCAGGTCTCCAGCATCTGCATCCCAGCACTGTGAACGATGTCGCTTTCTGCTATTCTTGCTACTTGTTCTTCCAGAAAAAATTTAGCTGTCGGAGAGAAGCATTTGCAACCCAAGGAACTGCTGACTGGGAGAAAATGCTGGAAAATTTCAGAAAGCATGAAGAAAGTGACGTGCACTTAAAGTCACTGCAATTTTGGAGGCATTACCAGTTTCTTGATGCTGTTCCACATGACAGTTCATCTGTTTACTCAAAACAGattgaaggaaataaaaagtaCCTAAAGCTCATCATTGAGAACATTTTATTTCTTGGAAAACAATGCTTGCTCTTAAAAGAAAATGACCAGTCTATTTCATCCATTAATAAAGGCAATTTTTTGGAATTACTAGAAATTAGAGCAAGAGATAAAGGAGAAGTGTTTCGGCTTATGAGTTCACACATTGACTTCTATAGTAGTACACATGTTCAGGAGGAGATTATCGAAATGATAAAGGGTGAAATGTTGCAAGACATCGTGAGTGAGATCAACGCCTCCTCAGCCTTTTCAATAATCTGTGAGGAGATAGCTGGTAGTGCTGCTGAGAGACAGCTTTCAGTGTGTGTGAGGTACCCACAAAAAACACCAAGTGCTGTCTTTGTTAAAGAAAGGTTCCTGGGGTTTGTTACTGCCGAGGAGGTGACTGGGGTCCACGTACACAGGCGTATCAAAGCTTACCTGCAGCAGGTTGGAgttgattttaataaaatatgtggCCAAGCCTATGATAGTGCCACAAATTTTAGGGTAAAATTGAATGAAGTTGTAACAGAATTCAAGAAggaagagccaagagttctatatgTGCACTGTCATGCACATTTTTTTGAGTTAGCGGTGATTAGCTTTTGTAAGGGGGTGAAGGAGCTCCGCAGTGCACTAAACACTCTCAGCTCTTTGTTCAACACTGTCCGTATGTCTGGAGAAATGCTGGCGAGTTTGCAAACCATGTGTAAGCTAAATCTGAATAAAACTTGTAAGAAACACAAGTCACAGTCGTGTTGGCCAGCCCATGACCATTTGTTACTGGCTGTGACGGATTGCCTTCCAGAGATCATTGAAATGCTGGAGTCTGTGTCGCGCCGTTCCTCAGGCACAGCTGTGGCTGCTGAACTGGATGATTTGTTGGTAATGGTTACCAAGTTTGagtttatattttgtttgaaaTTTCTTTATAGAGTACTCAGTATCACAGGGATTCTTTCTAGAGAGTTTCAAAGTGAAACTGTCgacatcttttctttgttttcaaaaataGAAGCAATTTTGGAATGTTTATCTTCTGAAAGGaatgacatatattttaaaactatctgGGATGGAGCAGAGGAAATATGTAAAAAGATAACCAGCAAGGGTTTTGATGTTGAGAAACCctcttttcaaaaaagaaaaattcaaagaacAGTAGATCCTGGCAACTCAGAACATATGTTTTTTCCTACTTCAGCAGATgaacaatataaaattaatatttattacctAGGTCTGGATACtgtattaaaaaatttaaagttgtatTTTTCAGAGTTTGACTAttgcaaaatgaaacaaatttcaGAGCTGTTACTTAAGTGGAATGAACCACTAAATGAAGCGACAGCCAAGCACATCCAGGAGTTCTACAAGCTTGATGCGGACATCACGCCTGAGCTCAGGTTTTACCGGCAGTATGCAAGCCTCAACTTCGTCACAGAGAGTGGTTCCGTCAGCTTCAGTGACCTGGGCTGTTTGTTTATTCAGCACGGTCTCCACAATAGTATTCCTTGTATCACGAAactgctgcatattgctttatcTTGGCCAATTACTTCAGCAAATAATGAGAAGTCATTTTCCACGCTGCCTCATCTTAAAACATACTTACTTCGTACCATGGGACAAGAGAAACTTAGTAGCCTGGCTCTGATAGCTGTTGAGCAGGATCTGGTAAATAAATTGATGGAACCTGAAAGACTGGGGGGAATTGTTGAAAAGTTCATTAGTCAAATGAAAGATACATAA
- the Zmym1 gene encoding zinc finger MYM-type protein 1 isoform X2 produces MLPAVPGTATRLSCSNCKRVFREGQTAFQRKGSAELFCSILCIDGYPSPAVSPAPLKRMCLNCSRDILNLKDMKSIRLEDSSCNKIFCSQSCLTSYEEKRKPCVTVYTDSSLPKCSMCQKTSTKPPRILRSFPCKSLKLSDEMIVITNDLGNIEVFCSVCFSSYNSAVMESSSVNVSMMHSASKENLCPKKYPVISNIMSLVNSGGDLVMSTDLQGALSSVPTNVIVNNSASESSSGVGNTDQPGLLPPCSELCEDTAAPSEEVQNNSETNQDPRHSMKSMKENDRPYISKSTSTEQKIKKEWRPTEESWSPGLQHLHPSTVNDVAFCYSCYLFFQKKFSCRREAFATQGTADWEKMLENFRKHEESDVHLKSLQFWRHYQFLDAVPHDSSSVYSKQIEGNKKYLKLIIENILFLGKQCLLLKENDQSISSINKGNFLELLEIRARDKGEVFRLMSSHIDFYSSTHVQEEIIEMIKGEMLQDIVSEINASSAFSIICEEIAGSAAERQLSVCVRYPQKTPSAVFVKERFLGFVTAEEVTGVHVHRRIKAYLQQVGVDFNKICGQAYDSATNFRVKLNEVVTEFKKEEPRVLYVHCHAHFFELAVISFCKGVKELRSALNTLSSLFNTVRMSGEMLASLQTMCKLNLNKTCKKHKSQSCWPAHDHLLLAVTDCLPEIIEMLESVSRRSSGTAVAAELDDLLVMVTKFEFIFCLKFLYRVLSITGILSREFQSETVDIFSLFSKIEAILECLSSERNDIYFKTIWDGAEEICKKITSKGFDVEKPSFQKRKIQRTVDPGNSEHMFFPTSADEQYKINIYYLGLDTVLKNLKLYFSEFDYCKMKQISELLLKWNEPLNEATAKHIQEFYKLDADITPELRFYRQYASLNFVTESGSVSFSDLGCLFIQHGLHNSIPCITKLLHIALSWPITSANNEKSFSTLPHLKTYLLRTMGQEKLSSLALIAVEQDLVNKLMEPERLGGIVEKFISQMKDT; encoded by the exons ATGCTCCCTGCAGTTCCAGGCACAGCTACGCGGCTTTCCTGTTCCAATTGTAAAAGAGTCTTTCGGGAGGGACAGAcagcttttcagaggaaagggtCCGCTGAGCTTTTCTGCTCTATACTGTGCATCGATGGGTACCCTTCACCTGCCGTGTCCCCAGCTCCTCTCAAAAGGATGTGCTTAAATTGCTCAAG agacaTTTTAAATCTAAAGGATATGAAGAGTATCCGGTTGGAGGACAGCAGTTGTAACAAAATCTTTTGTAGCCAATCTTGTCTTACATcatatgaagaaaaaagaaagccatgtGTTACTGTATATACTGATAGCTCTTTGCCTAAGTGCAGCATGTGTCAGAAGACATCTACT AAACCACCCAGAATACTTAGATCTTTTCCTTGCAAATCACTGAAACTGTCAGATGAAATGATTGTGATTACTAATGACTTGGGGAACATAGAGGTTTTCtgctctgtttgtttttcttcatacaACAGTGCTGTGATGGAATCTTCTTCAG TTAATGTATCCATGATGCAcagtgcctcaaaagagaatctctGTCCAAAGAAATATCCAGTTATAAGCAATATAATGTCATTGGTAAACAGTGGTGGTGACCTGGTCATGAGCACTGATCTACAAG GTGCACTTTCTTCTGTACCTACAAATGTCATTGTGAAC AACTCAGCCAGTGAGTCCAGCAGTGGTGTTGGTAATACGGACCAGCCAGGCCTCCTCCCACCTTGCTCAGAGCTCTGTGAGGACACAGCTGCTCCCAGTGAGGAAGTACAGAACAACAGTGAGACAAACCAGGATCCTAGACACAGCATGAAATCCATGAAAGAAAATGATAGACCATATATCTCAAAGTCTACATCCAcagaacaaaaaattaaaaaagagtggCGGCCTACTGAAGAGTCTTGGAGCCCAGGTCTCCAGCATCTGCATCCCAGCACTGTGAACGATGTCGCTTTCTGCTATTCTTGCTACTTGTTCTTCCAGAAAAAATTTAGCTGTCGGAGAGAAGCATTTGCAACCCAAGGAACTGCTGACTGGGAGAAAATGCTGGAAAATTTCAGAAAGCATGAAGAAAGTGACGTGCACTTAAAGTCACTGCAATTTTGGAGGCATTACCAGTTTCTTGATGCTGTTCCACATGACAGTTCATCTGTTTACTCAAAACAGattgaaggaaataaaaagtaCCTAAAGCTCATCATTGAGAACATTTTATTTCTTGGAAAACAATGCTTGCTCTTAAAAGAAAATGACCAGTCTATTTCATCCATTAATAAAGGCAATTTTTTGGAATTACTAGAAATTAGAGCAAGAGATAAAGGAGAAGTGTTTCGGCTTATGAGTTCACACATTGACTTCTATAGTAGTACACATGTTCAGGAGGAGATTATCGAAATGATAAAGGGTGAAATGTTGCAAGACATCGTGAGTGAGATCAACGCCTCCTCAGCCTTTTCAATAATCTGTGAGGAGATAGCTGGTAGTGCTGCTGAGAGACAGCTTTCAGTGTGTGTGAGGTACCCACAAAAAACACCAAGTGCTGTCTTTGTTAAAGAAAGGTTCCTGGGGTTTGTTACTGCCGAGGAGGTGACTGGGGTCCACGTACACAGGCGTATCAAAGCTTACCTGCAGCAGGTTGGAgttgattttaataaaatatgtggCCAAGCCTATGATAGTGCCACAAATTTTAGGGTAAAATTGAATGAAGTTGTAACAGAATTCAAGAAggaagagccaagagttctatatgTGCACTGTCATGCACATTTTTTTGAGTTAGCGGTGATTAGCTTTTGTAAGGGGGTGAAGGAGCTCCGCAGTGCACTAAACACTCTCAGCTCTTTGTTCAACACTGTCCGTATGTCTGGAGAAATGCTGGCGAGTTTGCAAACCATGTGTAAGCTAAATCTGAATAAAACTTGTAAGAAACACAAGTCACAGTCGTGTTGGCCAGCCCATGACCATTTGTTACTGGCTGTGACGGATTGCCTTCCAGAGATCATTGAAATGCTGGAGTCTGTGTCGCGCCGTTCCTCAGGCACAGCTGTGGCTGCTGAACTGGATGATTTGTTGGTAATGGTTACCAAGTTTGagtttatattttgtttgaaaTTTCTTTATAGAGTACTCAGTATCACAGGGATTCTTTCTAGAGAGTTTCAAAGTGAAACTGTCgacatcttttctttgttttcaaaaataGAAGCAATTTTGGAATGTTTATCTTCTGAAAGGaatgacatatattttaaaactatctgGGATGGAGCAGAGGAAATATGTAAAAAGATAACCAGCAAGGGTTTTGATGTTGAGAAACCctcttttcaaaaaagaaaaattcaaagaacAGTAGATCCTGGCAACTCAGAACATATGTTTTTTCCTACTTCAGCAGATgaacaatataaaattaatatttattacctAGGTCTGGATACtgtattaaaaaatttaaagttgtatTTTTCAGAGTTTGACTAttgcaaaatgaaacaaatttcaGAGCTGTTACTTAAGTGGAATGAACCACTAAATGAAGCGACAGCCAAGCACATCCAGGAGTTCTACAAGCTTGATGCGGACATCACGCCTGAGCTCAGGTTTTACCGGCAGTATGCAAGCCTCAACTTCGTCACAGAGAGTGGTTCCGTCAGCTTCAGTGACCTGGGCTGTTTGTTTATTCAGCACGGTCTCCACAATAGTATTCCTTGTATCACGAAactgctgcatattgctttatcTTGGCCAATTACTTCAGCAAATAATGAGAAGTCATTTTCCACGCTGCCTCATCTTAAAACATACTTACTTCGTACCATGGGACAAGAGAAACTTAGTAGCCTGGCTCTGATAGCTGTTGAGCAGGATCTGGTAAATAAATTGATGGAACCTGAAAGACTGGGGGGAATTGTTGAAAAGTTCATTAGTCAAATGAAAGATACATAA
- the Zmym1 gene encoding zinc finger MYM-type protein 1 isoform X4 — protein sequence MCLNCSRDILNLKDMKSIRLEDSSCNKIFCSQSCLTSYEEKRKPCVTVYTDSSLPKCSMCQKTSTKPPRILRSFPCKSLKLSDEMIVITNDLGNIEVFCSVCFSSYNSAVMESSSVNVSMMHSASKENLCPKKYPVISNIMSLVNSGGDLVMSTDLQGALSSVPTNVIVNNSASESSSGVGNTDQPGLLPPCSELCEDTAAPSEEVQNNSETNQDPRHSMKSMKENDRPYISKSTSTEQKIKKEWRPTEESWSPGLQHLHPSTVNDVAFCYSCYLFFQKKFSCRREAFATQGTADWEKMLENFRKHEESDVHLKSLQFWRHYQFLDAVPHDSSSVYSKQIEGNKKYLKLIIENILFLGKQCLLLKENDQSISSINKGNFLELLEIRARDKGEVFRLMSSHIDFYSSTHVQEEIIEMIKGEMLQDIVSEINASSAFSIICEEIAGSAAERQLSVCVRYPQKTPSAVFVKERFLGFVTAEEVTGVHVHRRIKAYLQQVGVDFNKICGQAYDSATNFRVKLNEVVTEFKKEEPRVLYVHCHAHFFELAVISFCKGVKELRSALNTLSSLFNTVRMSGEMLASLQTMCKLNLNKTCKKHKSQSCWPAHDHLLLAVTDCLPEIIEMLESVSRRSSGTAVAAELDDLLVMVTKFEFIFCLKFLYRVLSITGILSREFQSETVDIFSLFSKIEAILECLSSERNDIYFKTIWDGAEEICKKITSKGFDVEKPSFQKRKIQRTVDPGNSEHMFFPTSADEQYKINIYYLGLDTVLKNLKLYFSEFDYCKMKQISELLLKWNEPLNEATAKHIQEFYKLDADITPELRFYRQYASLNFVTESGSVSFSDLGCLFIQHGLHNSIPCITKLLHIALSWPITSANNEKSFSTLPHLKTYLLRTMGQEKLSSLALIAVEQDLVNKLMEPERLGGIVEKFISQMKDT from the exons ATGTGCTTAAATTGCTCAAG agacaTTTTAAATCTAAAGGATATGAAGAGTATCCGGTTGGAGGACAGCAGTTGTAACAAAATCTTTTGTAGCCAATCTTGTCTTACATcatatgaagaaaaaagaaagccatgtGTTACTGTATATACTGATAGCTCTTTGCCTAAGTGCAGCATGTGTCAGAAGACATCTACT AAACCACCCAGAATACTTAGATCTTTTCCTTGCAAATCACTGAAACTGTCAGATGAAATGATTGTGATTACTAATGACTTGGGGAACATAGAGGTTTTCtgctctgtttgtttttcttcatacaACAGTGCTGTGATGGAATCTTCTTCAG TTAATGTATCCATGATGCAcagtgcctcaaaagagaatctctGTCCAAAGAAATATCCAGTTATAAGCAATATAATGTCATTGGTAAACAGTGGTGGTGACCTGGTCATGAGCACTGATCTACAAG GTGCACTTTCTTCTGTACCTACAAATGTCATTGTGAAC AACTCAGCCAGTGAGTCCAGCAGTGGTGTTGGTAATACGGACCAGCCAGGCCTCCTCCCACCTTGCTCAGAGCTCTGTGAGGACACAGCTGCTCCCAGTGAGGAAGTACAGAACAACAGTGAGACAAACCAGGATCCTAGACACAGCATGAAATCCATGAAAGAAAATGATAGACCATATATCTCAAAGTCTACATCCAcagaacaaaaaattaaaaaagagtggCGGCCTACTGAAGAGTCTTGGAGCCCAGGTCTCCAGCATCTGCATCCCAGCACTGTGAACGATGTCGCTTTCTGCTATTCTTGCTACTTGTTCTTCCAGAAAAAATTTAGCTGTCGGAGAGAAGCATTTGCAACCCAAGGAACTGCTGACTGGGAGAAAATGCTGGAAAATTTCAGAAAGCATGAAGAAAGTGACGTGCACTTAAAGTCACTGCAATTTTGGAGGCATTACCAGTTTCTTGATGCTGTTCCACATGACAGTTCATCTGTTTACTCAAAACAGattgaaggaaataaaaagtaCCTAAAGCTCATCATTGAGAACATTTTATTTCTTGGAAAACAATGCTTGCTCTTAAAAGAAAATGACCAGTCTATTTCATCCATTAATAAAGGCAATTTTTTGGAATTACTAGAAATTAGAGCAAGAGATAAAGGAGAAGTGTTTCGGCTTATGAGTTCACACATTGACTTCTATAGTAGTACACATGTTCAGGAGGAGATTATCGAAATGATAAAGGGTGAAATGTTGCAAGACATCGTGAGTGAGATCAACGCCTCCTCAGCCTTTTCAATAATCTGTGAGGAGATAGCTGGTAGTGCTGCTGAGAGACAGCTTTCAGTGTGTGTGAGGTACCCACAAAAAACACCAAGTGCTGTCTTTGTTAAAGAAAGGTTCCTGGGGTTTGTTACTGCCGAGGAGGTGACTGGGGTCCACGTACACAGGCGTATCAAAGCTTACCTGCAGCAGGTTGGAgttgattttaataaaatatgtggCCAAGCCTATGATAGTGCCACAAATTTTAGGGTAAAATTGAATGAAGTTGTAACAGAATTCAAGAAggaagagccaagagttctatatgTGCACTGTCATGCACATTTTTTTGAGTTAGCGGTGATTAGCTTTTGTAAGGGGGTGAAGGAGCTCCGCAGTGCACTAAACACTCTCAGCTCTTTGTTCAACACTGTCCGTATGTCTGGAGAAATGCTGGCGAGTTTGCAAACCATGTGTAAGCTAAATCTGAATAAAACTTGTAAGAAACACAAGTCACAGTCGTGTTGGCCAGCCCATGACCATTTGTTACTGGCTGTGACGGATTGCCTTCCAGAGATCATTGAAATGCTGGAGTCTGTGTCGCGCCGTTCCTCAGGCACAGCTGTGGCTGCTGAACTGGATGATTTGTTGGTAATGGTTACCAAGTTTGagtttatattttgtttgaaaTTTCTTTATAGAGTACTCAGTATCACAGGGATTCTTTCTAGAGAGTTTCAAAGTGAAACTGTCgacatcttttctttgttttcaaaaataGAAGCAATTTTGGAATGTTTATCTTCTGAAAGGaatgacatatattttaaaactatctgGGATGGAGCAGAGGAAATATGTAAAAAGATAACCAGCAAGGGTTTTGATGTTGAGAAACCctcttttcaaaaaagaaaaattcaaagaacAGTAGATCCTGGCAACTCAGAACATATGTTTTTTCCTACTTCAGCAGATgaacaatataaaattaatatttattacctAGGTCTGGATACtgtattaaaaaatttaaagttgtatTTTTCAGAGTTTGACTAttgcaaaatgaaacaaatttcaGAGCTGTTACTTAAGTGGAATGAACCACTAAATGAAGCGACAGCCAAGCACATCCAGGAGTTCTACAAGCTTGATGCGGACATCACGCCTGAGCTCAGGTTTTACCGGCAGTATGCAAGCCTCAACTTCGTCACAGAGAGTGGTTCCGTCAGCTTCAGTGACCTGGGCTGTTTGTTTATTCAGCACGGTCTCCACAATAGTATTCCTTGTATCACGAAactgctgcatattgctttatcTTGGCCAATTACTTCAGCAAATAATGAGAAGTCATTTTCCACGCTGCCTCATCTTAAAACATACTTACTTCGTACCATGGGACAAGAGAAACTTAGTAGCCTGGCTCTGATAGCTGTTGAGCAGGATCTGGTAAATAAATTGATGGAACCTGAAAGACTGGGGGGAATTGTTGAAAAGTTCATTAGTCAAATGAAAGATACATAA